A window of Variovorax paradoxus genomic DNA:
GCCCGCGTGGACCGACCTGCCCGCGCAGGTGGCACGCGTGCGCGCCGCGCCGGCGCACGGCGCGGGGCACTGACAGGGGTATTGGCTGCTGTCTCGCGGATGCGCCGCTACGATGCCACGTAGCACCATCCACAGAGACAACACGCCATGCCCTTGAACCTCTCCACTTCTTCCAGCCTCCCCCGCGACGCCGAGCGCGCCACCCTCGTCGGCCGCCTCTGGCAACCGGGCGTGGGCCCCGTGCTGGTGGGCGTGCACGACGGCAGCCTGTACGACCTGTCGAAGATCGCGCCGACCATGAGCGATCTGCTCGAGTCCAAGGGATCGCCGCCGGAAGCCGTTCGCCGAGCATTGCAGGGCGCACCGCGCATCGCATCGCTCGACGAAGCCATCGCCAACAGCGACGAGAGCGTGCGCGACGCAGCCAAGCCCTGGCTGCTCGCTCCCTGCGACCTGCAGGCCATCAAGGCCAGCGGCGTAACCTTTGTTGCCAGCCTGCTGGAACGCGTGATCGAGGAGCAGGCGCGCGGCGACGCATCGAAGGCCGAGGCCACTCGCGCAGCCATCGGTAGCGTGCTCGGCGACAACCTTGCCGACATCGTGCCCGGCTCGCCCGAGGCAATGAAGGTCAAGGAAGTGTTGATCGCGCAGGGCGTGTGGTCGCAGTACCTCGAGGTCGGCATCGGCCCCGACGCGGAGATCTTCACCAAGGCGCCGGTGCTGGCTGCAGTGGGCACAGGAGCCGATGTCGGCATCCATTCGGGCTCGGTGTGGAACAACCCCGAGCCCGAAGTCGTTCTTGCGGTGAACAGCCGCGGCGAGACGCTCGGCGCCGCGCTGGGCAACGACGTCAACCTGCGGGACTTCGAAGGCCGCAGCGCGCTGCTGCTCGGCAAGGCGAAGGACAACAACGCATCGTGCGCCATCGGCCCTTTCATCAGGCTGTTCGATGAGCACTTCGGCATCGACGACGTGCGGCGCATCACTGTCGCCCTCGAAGTGACGGGGCCCGAAGGTTTCACGCTCGAGGGATCGAGTTCGTTGTCGAAGATCAGCCGCGATCCGTTGGATCTTGTTTCGCAAACAGTGGGAAAACATCACGCTTACCCCGACGGATTCATGTTGTTTCTGGGAACCATGTTCGCTCCGACACAAGACCGTCACGGGCCTGGGCAAGGATTCACCCATGTCGTTGGCGACCGTGTGCGCATCGCCGCACCGGAGCTGGGTGCATTGGTCAATCGCGTGGTACACGCGGACCAAGCGCCTATGTGGACTTTTGGTATCAGTGCACTGATGCGCAATTTAGGTGCGCGTGGATTGCTGTCTCCGGAGCTGTAGACGTTCTGTTTGATGTTTGAGAGGAGTTGTACTCCTTTGTGATTCAGAGACAGTACGTTGCACTCCGTTGTTGTTGACCACACCTTGGGTTCCCCTCAAGATGCCAAGCCTTTAGAGATGGTCAACAAGGGAGATGAGGTTGTCGCCAAGCGAGATCGAACTATTGCAGTCGCCTGTGGAAGGCCCGCATCCGTGCGGCGAAGATCTGGAGTACGACCCCGATTTCATGGCGTTGCAACAGGCAACGACGGGCAAGCGCGAGCAACAGTTCGGCACCACCATCATTCCCGCCGAGCCGCCCGACTGGGCACGCGTGGAGCGCATCGCGAAGCAGTTGTGCTCGCGCACACGAGACCTTCGCGTGCTGGTGCCGCTCACGCTGGCCTGGACCGAGAACCGTGGGCTTCCTGGTTATGTCGAAGGCCTGCAGCTCGTCGATGCGGTGCTGCAGAAATTCTGGGACGACGTGCATCCGCGCGTGACCGAGGACGGCTTCGAAGACCCGCTGCCGCGCATGAACGCATTGGCGGCGCTGGCCGAAGCCGAAGGGCTCGGGCGTAGCGTTCGCGATGCACGGCTGCTCGACGACGGCGGCGCATCCATGACCTTGCGGCAGGTCGAGGCACTGCTCGATTCGAGCAAGACCGACCAGATCGATTACCCCGGCGGCATCGGCCGGTTGCGCGACGCGGCACGCCGCGCACAGGAGAAGGCAGCCGCGCCCGTGGTCGCGTTGCGCGAAGCGCTCGAGCTGCTGCAGCGCATTCGCGAGACTTCCGAACGCGCGCTCGGCCAGAGCTGGGCGCCCGACTTCTCGCGGCTCGAAAGATCGCTTCGCACCGTGGTCCAGCTGCTGCCGGAGCAGTCGCAGACAGATCAGGCAGAAGCCGTTCCACCGCACTCCCCGGTGGGTTCGGATGACAACGCACAGTTGCCGTCGGCCGCGAACGGTACTGCCGAAAGTGTCGGCATGGGACTACGCGCCGCTCGCGTCAAAGACATTGAAATATCGAGCCGTGATGATGTGCAAGTGCTGTTGGAGAAAGCCTGCCAGTACCTGGAGCGGACGGAGCCGAGTCATCCGTCGCCCATGCTGATACGCCGCGCGCAGCGGCTGCTGGATCTCAACTTCTTCCAGATCATCGAAGAACTCGTACCCGAGGGATTGCAAAAGATAGAGAGCCTTGCGGGCCGGCCGCTGAACGGCGGGAGCGGAACGCAGTAAGGGCAAGCAAGCAAGGGCGCCGCGCCGCTGCACGTCGGCGCGCGGCTGGGTGGGATACACGCGCATTTCAGATTCAAGAGGACGCTTATGGCAGACAACCGTGTCAGGAACAGTGGTCAGAAATTCATCGCGCGCAACCGCGCGCCGCGTGTGCAGATCGAGTACGACGTGGAAATCTACGGCAGCGAACGAAAGATCCAGCTGCCCTTCGTGATGGGCGTCATTGCCGATCTCGCGGGCAAGCAGGTCGATCCGATGCCCGACCTCGCCGAGCGCGAGTTCATGGCGGTGGACATCGACAACTTCGACGAGCGCATGAAATCCATCAAGCCGCGCGTTGCCTTCCAGGTGCCCAACACGCTCACCGGCGACGGCCAGATGAACGTCGACATCACCTTCGACAGCATGGACGACTTCTCCCCCGCGCGCATCGCACGCCAGGTGGACGCGCTGCAGCAGCTGCTCGAAGCCCGCACCGAGCTGTCGAACCTGCTGTCGTACATGGACGGCAAGAACGGCGCCGAGCAGCTCATCGCGCAGGCGCTGCAGAACCCGGCGCTGCTGAAGTCGCTGGCTTCCGCGCCCAACCCCGCGGTGGCCAAGGCCGTGGAAGCGGCCAATGAAAAGGCCGGCACCGCGCCCGGCACCTCTTCCGAATAAGCGCACGCAGCAAGGACCGCCACCATGAGTACCGCATCCAACCAAGGCGCCGCGCGCGCGCAGGCCACCGTCGAGGCGCTGGAGCCGAACGAGTTCTCCAACCTGCTGCAGCGCGAGTTCAAGCCCAAGACCGACCAGGCCCGCGAGGCGGTGGAGAACGCCGTCAAGACGCTGGCCGTGCAGGCGCTGGAGAACACGGTCACCATCTCCAACGATGCCTACCGCTCGGTGCAGGCCATCATCACCGAGATCGACCGCAAGCTCTCCGAACAAATCAACCAGATCCTGCACCACGAAGAGTTCCAGCAGCTCGAAGGCGCATGGCGCGGCCTGCACTACCTCGTGAACAACACCGAGACCGACGAGCAGCTCAAGATCCGCGTGATGTGCGCGTCGAAGCGCGAAGTGGCGCGCTCGCTCAAGCGCCACAAGGGCATCGGCTGGGACCAGAGCCCGCTGTTCAAGAAGATCTACGAGGCCGAGTACGGCCAGTTCGGCGGCGAGCCCTTCGGCGCGCTCATTGGCGACTTCCACTTCGACCACAGCCCGCCCGACGTCGAGATGCTCGGCGAAATGGCCAAGATCGCCGCCGCCGCGCACTGCCCCTTCATTGCCGGCGCGTCGCCCACCGTGATGCAGATGGACTCGTGGCAGGAGCTGTCGAACCCGCGGGACCTGACCAAGATCTTCCAGAACACCGAGCACACCGCATGGCGCTCGCTGCGCGACTCGGAAGACGCGCGCTACATCGGCCTGGCCATGCCGCGTTTCCTGGCCCGCCTGCCGTATGGCGCGCGCACCAACCCGGTCGACGAATTCGAATTCGAGGAAGAAACCGACTCGGCCGCGCACAACCGCTACACCTGGGCCAACTCGGCCTATGCGATGGGCGTGAACATCAACCGCTCGTTCAAGCAGTACGGCTGGTGCACGTCCATTCGCGGCGTGGAGTCTGGCGGCGCGGTCGAGAACCTGCCCACCCACACCTTCCCGACCGACGACGGCGGCGTCGACATGAAGTGTCCGACCGAGATCGCCATCAGCGACCGGCGCGAGGCCGAACTCGCCAAGAACGGCTTCATGCCGCTGGTGCACCGCAAGAACTCCGACTTCGCGGCCTTCATCGGCGCGCAGTCGCTGCAGCTGCCGGCCGAGTACTACGACGCCGACGCCACGGCCAACGCGAACCTCGCGGCGCGCCTGCCGTACCTGTTCGCTTGCTGCCGCTTCGCGCACTACCTGAAGTGCATCGTGCGCGACAAGATCGGTTCGTTCCGCGAGCGCGAGGACATGGAGCGCTGGCTCAACGACTGGATCATGAACTACGTCGACGGCAGCCCCGGCACCTCGTCGCAGGATACGAAGGCAATGAAGCCGCTGGCGGCGGCCGAAGTCCAGGTGGAAGCCATCGAGGACAACCCCGGCTACTACGCCGCCAAGTTTTTTCTCCGGCCGCACTATCAGCTCGAAGGGCTGACGGTGTCGTTGCGGCTGGTTTCGAAGCTGCCATCCAACAAGAAGGACAGCAGCTAATTCAACGGGTGTCCCGGCAACACGGGCACAAATAACTTTGGGGGTTAATCATGGCAGTAGACATGTTCATGCGCGTCGAGGGTGCAAACGGCGAATCGAAGGATTCGAACCATAAGGACTGGACCGACATCAAGTCGTTTGCATGGGGAGCGACGCAGCCTGGAAACATGGTCAGCGGCGGTGGCGGCGGTGTGGGCAAGGCCAGCTTCAACGACCTGCAGGTGCTCGCGCGCATCGACAAGGCGGCACCTTCGGTCATGAAGAACTGTGCGAGCGGCAAGCACCTGGCCAAGGTCGAGGTGTCGGTCTGCAAGGCCGGCGGCTCGCAGATCGAATACACGCGCGTCACGCTCGAGGAAGTGCTGGTCACTTCGGTGCAGTACACGGCCGAGCAGGGCTCCGACGCCGTGTTCGTGCAGTACGCCTTCCAGGCCGCGAAGGTGAAGCAGCAGTACTGGGAACAGACCGACAAGGGCGGCAAGGGCGCCGAGACGGTGCTGGCCTGGAACATCAAGGAAAACAAGGAAGCCTGATTTCCTTCGGCGGCCCGCGCGGCCGCCTTTTTCCCTTTCCCTCTTTCTCGCACCACGGCCTTGCGCCGTGTGCCAGTCAGTCAATGAGGACACTTCATGGGCGATGGGTTTGCAGTGCTTGGCGAACGCTCCGTGGCCGAGCACACCGAATGGGTACAGCGGCAGATCCGCGCCAATCCCCAGAACGCCAGCCTGAGGCTCGCCCTGTGCCACTTTCTCGCGCTGCGCGGTGAGTGGCAACGGGCCGAAGACCAGCTCAAGCTCGCGACCAAGCTCGATCCCACGTTCACGCCCGCCAGCGTCACCTGCTCGATGGCGCTCGCTGGGGAGCGCCATCGCGCCGAATTCTGGGCCGGCGGACGCGCGCCGGCCATCGTCGGCGGCAACGCGGAATGGGTCGAGCAGCTCGTTGCCGCCGCCGCGCTGCCAGCCGGCCGTGCCGAAGAAGCCGCGGCGCTGCGCGAGACCGCGCGGCAGGCGGCGCCCGCATTACGCGGAGCGCTCACCGGCGTAGACCGCTCCGACGCACGCGCAGTGCAGGCGCTCGACGGCGAGCCGGTGCAGCGCAGCGACTTCGAATGGCTCTGCGACGGCGATGTGCGCATCGGCCCGGTGCTGGAGCTGCTTACTCCTTCGGGCTACGCATGGCTGCCGTTGCCGGAAGTGCGCCGCATCAAGTTCTCGCGCCCCCAGCATCTGGTCGACCTGCTGTGGGCGCCCGCCGAGATCGAGCTGCACGACGGCCGCGCACTCAACGGGCTGGTGCCCGTGCGCTACCCGGGCAGCCTCGAAGGACTCGACGACGAAACCACGCTGGGCCGCCGCACCGACTGGCTGCCGCTGCCTGGCGAAGAACAATATGCGGGCGTCGGCCAGCGCACGCTGATCAGCGAGGCTGGCAACCATTCGCTGCTCGACCTGCGGCTGATCGAGATCACGCCCGAGGGCGCCGCCGCATGAGCGCCTTGATAGACCGCCACATCGACGGAGATTCGCAGCAGGAAAGCGTCGCGCGCGACCGCCTGCAGCCCGTGCTGCTCGACCGCCTCACCGACAAGGCGCCGCAGAGCCGGCAGGAGCGCGCGGGCGCGTTTCTCATGAGCGGCAAGCTGCTGCGCGACTCGGTGCTGCGCGACCTGCAGTGGCTGCTGAACACCACCAACTTCGGCGCCGACCACGGCATCAACGCCATGCCGCGCGCGCGCCGCTCGGTGGTGAACTACGGCGTGCGCGGCTGGGCCGGCGGGCGCATGTCGGAAGTCGACTTCGCCGACGTCGAGGCCGCCATCCGCGCCGCCATCATCGACTTCGAGCCGCGCATCATGAAGGACAGCATCGACGTGCGCTGCGTGACCGACGCGACCGACCTGGAGCACCACAACCTGCTCGCGCTCGAGATCCGCGGCACGCTGTGGTCGGTGCCCTACCCGATCGAATTCATCCTGCGTTCCGAACTGGACCTGGAGAGCGGGCACATGGTGCTGCGGCCCACGGGAGGCCTCTGAATGGATGCGCGGCTGCTCGATTACTACAACCGCGAATTGACCTATATGCACGAGCTCGGAGCCGAGTTCGCGCAGCGCTATCCCAAGATCGCGGGCCGCCTCGGCATGCGCGGCATCGAGGTCAGCGACCCGTATGTCGAGCGCCTGCTCGAAGGCTTCAGCTTTCTCACCGCGCGCATCCAGCTCAAGATGGACGCGGAGTTTCCGCGCTTCTCGCAGCGGTTGCTCGAGGTGGTGTACCCCAACTTTCTCGCGCCGCTGCCCGCGATGGCGGTGGTGCAGATCGACGGCAACCTCAACGAAGGTTCGCTGAAGGCCGGCTACGAGCTGCCGCGCCACACCATCCTGCGCGGCCGCATGATCAAGGGCGAGCAGACGGCCTGCGAGTTCCGCACCGGCCACGCCGTCACGCTGTGGCCCGTGCGCATTGCCGACGCCGGCATCGGCCCGGTGCCGGCGGAAATCGCGCATGCCATGCCGGCGGTCGCGCGGCAGGCCAAGAGCGCGCTCACCATCCGGATCGAAGCGGTGGGCGGTGCGCGCTTTTCGGAAATGCCGATCGAGCGGCTCGAGTTCTTCCTGTCGGGCGCCGAGCTGCATGCGCTGCGCGTGCTCGAACTGGTGGCGCACCATGCCGTGGGCACCGTGTGCCGCAGCGGCCCCGGCGGCAACGCGCGCATCGTGCCGCTCGGCGACGATGCCATTCGTCACGAAGGCTTTTCGCCCGACCAGGCACTGCTGCCTTACGACGCGCGTTCGTTCCAGGGCTACCGCCTGCTGCACGAGTACTTCGCCTTCCCTGATCGCTACCTGTTCTTCAGCGTCAACAAGCTGCGCGCGGCGGCGCAGGCCATGAGCGGCAGCACGATGGAGATCGTGATCCTGCTCGACCGCGCCGATGC
This region includes:
- a CDS encoding fumarylacetoacetate hydrolase family protein, with protein sequence MPLNLSTSSSLPRDAERATLVGRLWQPGVGPVLVGVHDGSLYDLSKIAPTMSDLLESKGSPPEAVRRALQGAPRIASLDEAIANSDESVRDAAKPWLLAPCDLQAIKASGVTFVASLLERVIEEQARGDASKAEATRAAIGSVLGDNLADIVPGSPEAMKVKEVLIAQGVWSQYLEVGIGPDAEIFTKAPVLAAVGTGADVGIHSGSVWNNPEPEVVLAVNSRGETLGAALGNDVNLRDFEGRSALLLGKAKDNNASCAIGPFIRLFDEHFGIDDVRRITVALEVTGPEGFTLEGSSSLSKISRDPLDLVSQTVGKHHAYPDGFMLFLGTMFAPTQDRHGPGQGFTHVVGDRVRIAAPELGALVNRVVHADQAPMWTFGISALMRNLGARGLLSPEL
- the tssA gene encoding type VI secretion system protein TssA, coding for MRLSPSEIELLQSPVEGPHPCGEDLEYDPDFMALQQATTGKREQQFGTTIIPAEPPDWARVERIAKQLCSRTRDLRVLVPLTLAWTENRGLPGYVEGLQLVDAVLQKFWDDVHPRVTEDGFEDPLPRMNALAALAEAEGLGRSVRDARLLDDGGASMTLRQVEALLDSSKTDQIDYPGGIGRLRDAARRAQEKAAAPVVALREALELLQRIRETSERALGQSWAPDFSRLERSLRTVVQLLPEQSQTDQAEAVPPHSPVGSDDNAQLPSAANGTAESVGMGLRAARVKDIEISSRDDVQVLLEKACQYLERTEPSHPSPMLIRRAQRLLDLNFFQIIEELVPEGLQKIESLAGRPLNGGSGTQ
- the tssB gene encoding type VI secretion system contractile sheath small subunit, coding for MADNRVRNSGQKFIARNRAPRVQIEYDVEIYGSERKIQLPFVMGVIADLAGKQVDPMPDLAEREFMAVDIDNFDERMKSIKPRVAFQVPNTLTGDGQMNVDITFDSMDDFSPARIARQVDALQQLLEARTELSNLLSYMDGKNGAEQLIAQALQNPALLKSLASAPNPAVAKAVEAANEKAGTAPGTSSE
- the tssC gene encoding type VI secretion system contractile sheath large subunit, with translation MSTASNQGAARAQATVEALEPNEFSNLLQREFKPKTDQAREAVENAVKTLAVQALENTVTISNDAYRSVQAIITEIDRKLSEQINQILHHEEFQQLEGAWRGLHYLVNNTETDEQLKIRVMCASKREVARSLKRHKGIGWDQSPLFKKIYEAEYGQFGGEPFGALIGDFHFDHSPPDVEMLGEMAKIAAAAHCPFIAGASPTVMQMDSWQELSNPRDLTKIFQNTEHTAWRSLRDSEDARYIGLAMPRFLARLPYGARTNPVDEFEFEEETDSAAHNRYTWANSAYAMGVNINRSFKQYGWCTSIRGVESGGAVENLPTHTFPTDDGGVDMKCPTEIAISDRREAELAKNGFMPLVHRKNSDFAAFIGAQSLQLPAEYYDADATANANLAARLPYLFACCRFAHYLKCIVRDKIGSFREREDMERWLNDWIMNYVDGSPGTSSQDTKAMKPLAAAEVQVEAIEDNPGYYAAKFFLRPHYQLEGLTVSLRLVSKLPSNKKDSS
- a CDS encoding Hcp family type VI secretion system effector, which produces MAVDMFMRVEGANGESKDSNHKDWTDIKSFAWGATQPGNMVSGGGGGVGKASFNDLQVLARIDKAAPSVMKNCASGKHLAKVEVSVCKAGGSQIEYTRVTLEEVLVTSVQYTAEQGSDAVFVQYAFQAAKVKQQYWEQTDKGGKGAETVLAWNIKENKEA
- a CDS encoding type VI secretion system accessory protein TagJ; this encodes MGDGFAVLGERSVAEHTEWVQRQIRANPQNASLRLALCHFLALRGEWQRAEDQLKLATKLDPTFTPASVTCSMALAGERHRAEFWAGGRAPAIVGGNAEWVEQLVAAAALPAGRAEEAAALRETARQAAPALRGALTGVDRSDARAVQALDGEPVQRSDFEWLCDGDVRIGPVLELLTPSGYAWLPLPEVRRIKFSRPQHLVDLLWAPAEIELHDGRALNGLVPVRYPGSLEGLDDETTLGRRTDWLPLPGEEQYAGVGQRTLISEAGNHSLLDLRLIEITPEGAAA
- the tssE gene encoding type VI secretion system baseplate subunit TssE, whose product is MSALIDRHIDGDSQQESVARDRLQPVLLDRLTDKAPQSRQERAGAFLMSGKLLRDSVLRDLQWLLNTTNFGADHGINAMPRARRSVVNYGVRGWAGGRMSEVDFADVEAAIRAAIIDFEPRIMKDSIDVRCVTDATDLEHHNLLALEIRGTLWSVPYPIEFILRSELDLESGHMVLRPTGGL